In Prionailurus viverrinus isolate Anna chromosome D1, UM_Priviv_1.0, whole genome shotgun sequence, the DNA window cacttgctgaagagactgtctttattccattggatattctttcctgctttgtcaaagattagttggccatacgtgtgtgggtccatttctgggttctctattctgttccattgatctgagtgtccgtTTTTGTGCTGGGACCATACTGTCCCagcttgatgattacagctttgtgatacatcttgaagtctgggattatgatgcctcccactttggttttctttttcaagattgctttggctattcgggtcttttctggttccatacaaattttaggattgtttgttctagctctgtgaagaatgctggtgttattttgataggtattgcactgaatatgtagattgctttgggtagtattgacattttaacaatatttgttcttcctacccaggaacatggaatatttttccatttttttgtatcttcttcaatttctttcataagctttctatagttttcagtgtatagattttccacctctctggttagatttattcctaggtattttatggttttgggtgtaATTGTAAAAAGCATGACATTCTATACCAGACGTCTCACCTACTACTGAACCGTGACTAATAAGTGGgtgttcttttaagccactaagtttgtggtaatttattatacGACAATAACAAGCTAATATATAGGGTGATGGTGTGACCCCAGGTTAAGAAAACTTTTAGAATATTCCAGACTTGAGGGAAGAGAGCTGTATCAGAGGCAATGCAGTGAACAGGAGGGGTAAGAAACCAGGAAttttaaggaaatagaattatGTAAACTTTGAAGATAAGATGGTAATGGTTAGTGGGAATGAGGAGCCCTGAATAATAACCCATTTCTAGGTTAGCTAACTCGGTAAAGGATGGTGCCATTAACATATAAAAGGATAGCAAGAGGAGACCACAAGGGACCACAAGGAGATGGTGAACTCAGTTTAGTGGGGATGTCTAGTAAATAGTTGGGTACCTTGGGGAAGAGGACCATGCTATAGATATAgataaggataaagagaaaggcAACCTAATACTTACTTAGGACTTACCCTATACCAAGAATTTCCCTAAAATGTGCTAGAGATTatgcatttaatcctcaaacaATCTAGGAGGAGGAAGGTAGGAATTATTATTAAACTTATAATGTAATGAGGTAAAAAAGCCTCAGAGTGATTAAGTAATCTTTCCAAGATCACACACATACCAAGTGGAAGAATTTGAATTCAAGCCTGATTAATTTGACTCTAGATctcattcttttaacatttctctaTTACACTTTTCTAGAGATGTGAAAGACACCAAAAGTATTAGAGCTATGACACATACTATATCAATCagagaacaataacaaaaaaaagtattgggAATGGCAATGTCTCTGCCCCTGAACACTCCTCTTTTATAATTGAGCACGAGCTCTAGGATAACTAGGAGCACAAAGGAGGCTACTTCCTCCCTGCATGGaaaatttgaaattcttaatGTGAGCTGATAACGTGGAGAACGTTGAGTCTCAAAGGAACCAGTGTTAATATATTGACAAAGGATGTAAACATAGGCTCAATAATTTCTTCCCTCAGGAGCCTGGTCAAACTTTGATGCTAAATGAGCCTTGTTTTCCAAGCTTCTAAACAAGTTGCTGAGATCCATGGAGAATAAGATAAATTCACAATATTAGCCGGCTGATGATTTGGAGACATAAAGTTGATGCATTTGCCTTGCCCCAAAGACATTTTATGCAAATCCACAAGCAAGGGATATTGGCTTCTCCATTTTCAGAGGCTTTGTCTCCTTCaggaaagtgaaaggaaaacaCTTAGGTTTCTAGCAGTAGTGAGgtctccaggcagaaggaagtTGGGCAGCTGAGTCTTTCTGTTCTCATGTTTTCATTCTCACAGCTGCAGCAGTAAAGAGGTGTGGGGAGACCACCTGTCCTTCCTGAACAATTTATTGTGATTTTGAGGTAAGACCAGATGAAGGGAATGGGTAGGAGACGTTCAGGACGATAGGGGAATTCAAATTCCTCCAGTTACTAtgtgtgtgatcttggacaagttacttaacctctctgagcctttttaCCTCTTAGCACTTTCATTAAGCCAGGTACTGAGTTTCTGAAAGGTAAAAGGGAGAAAGTGGGTTGAACAGTGCATGCAGTGGGTATCATAGTGACTTTACTGTCTCAGAGCCTCAAGAATTTTCATAGGAAGTGGTCCCACGTCCAACTGTCGCCTCCTTTGTTCTCTGTCTGTATGGCCTTGACCAGCCTATTCATCTCGTCAAGATACTGCTTTCACATGTGACCATCACTTCATCCTGGTTTGTGTCAGCCCAGGGGAGGTTAGGAGTTATGGGTGAGATctgaaaacatggaagaaaaggacaaatgagaaaagaaaagttaaaggtGGAGAATCCTTGCCCTGGCTCTTCTTCCAGGGTGCTGTCACTACAGCCAGACTCAAGCTCCCGTAGAACAAAGCCTTATTCTAGAAACAAAGGATCTGAATCCTCTCCTGATGTGACacccctctccttttctcacaGATCACACCCTGGCAGGTAATGGCTATGGAAAATGACTCTTCAGTGACAGAGTTCATCCTGGTAGGATTTACAGACCGACCTCAGCTCCAGttaccccttttctttctctttttactgaACTATGTGGTCACTATGGTAGGAAATTTGAGCCTAGTTAATCTAatatgcctgaattctcacctgcacactcccatgtactttttcatCTTCAACTTATCCTTCATAGATTTCTGCCACTCTTTGGTCATTACCCCTAAAATGCTGATGAGCTTTGTCTCAGAGAAGAACATCATTTCCTTTACAGAATGCATGACTCagctgtttttcttctgtttctttgtgcaTTCTGAGTGCTATGTGTTGACAGCCATGGCCTATgatcgctatgtggccatctgtaaACCTCTGGTATACACGGTCACCATGTCCCCTCAGGTCTGTTCTCTGCTCATGTTTGGTTCTTACGTGATGGGGTTTGCTGGTGCCATGATCCACACAGGGGACATGGTCAGATTGTCCTTTTGTGATTCTAACATCATCAACCATTACATGTGTGAcatcttccccctcctccagctctccTGCAGTGGCACCTATGCCAGTGAGTTGCTGAATTCCATTATTGTGAGCACAGTTGTCATAA includes these proteins:
- the LOC125176717 gene encoding olfactory receptor 143-like isoform X1 encodes the protein MVLGVMAMENDSSVTEFILVGFTDRPQLQLPLFFLFLLNYVVTMVGNLSLVNLICLNSHLHTPMYFFIFNLSFIDFCHSLVITPKMLMSFVSEKNIISFTECMTQLFFFCFFVHSECYVLTAMAYDRYVAICKPLVYTVTMSPQVCSLLMFGSYVMGFAGAMIHTGDMVRLSFCDSNIINHYMCDIFPLLQLSCSGTYASELLNSIIVSTVVIISGFIIFISYALVLSNVLRVSSAQGLPKAFSTCGSHIVTVGLFYGSGLFTHLKTSPSDSVDQGKFFSVFYTNVIPMLNPLIYSLRNKDVKCALKKTLKRIAN
- the LOC125176717 gene encoding olfactory receptor 143-like isoform X2, whose product is MAMENDSSVTEFILVGFTDRPQLQLPLFFLFLLNYVVTMVGNLSLVNLICLNSHLHTPMYFFIFNLSFIDFCHSLVITPKMLMSFVSEKNIISFTECMTQLFFFCFFVHSECYVLTAMAYDRYVAICKPLVYTVTMSPQVCSLLMFGSYVMGFAGAMIHTGDMVRLSFCDSNIINHYMCDIFPLLQLSCSGTYASELLNSIIVSTVVIISGFIIFISYALVLSNVLRVSSAQGLPKAFSTCGSHIVTVGLFYGSGLFTHLKTSPSDSVDQGKFFSVFYTNVIPMLNPLIYSLRNKDVKCALKKTLKRIAN